A genomic stretch from Acidobacteriota bacterium includes:
- a CDS encoding UDP-N-acetylmuramoyl-L-alanine--D-glutamate ligase: MQVAGKNILVVGLARSGVAAAEFLAARGARVTVNDAKPESELKDAASLCAKGIEVIGGNHPRKLFEQSDLIVVSPGVPLALEPFQRARAAGVPIIGEVELAARFLRGRLVGITGSNGKTTTTTLTGELLKDAGLPTLVGGNIGMPLISLVEASTDDGVTVIELSSFQLEAVEQLHVNVALLLNITPDHLDRYDSMVDYAAAKANIFRHQTANDVAVLNADNDWTMREAEKTAARRICFSRLKELEEGIFLRGDEIIERSNQSERVLLTRADIPLPGDHNVENVMAALAAGLACGASPNSMRQTVRNFKGVEHRLEFVAEVNGVKFYNDSKATNVDAAIKCLEAFAGGVIVVLGGKDKGGDYAPLAPLIRQRCEHVILIGAAADKIGAALENTKPLHRAATMPEAVTLGLELGRPGDIVLLAPACASFDMFDNYEHRGKVFKEAVFTLQRAVSGGSTR, encoded by the coding sequence ATGCAAGTTGCCGGAAAAAACATTCTGGTGGTTGGGCTGGCGCGCAGCGGCGTGGCGGCGGCGGAATTTCTGGCTGCGCGCGGCGCCCGCGTGACAGTCAACGACGCCAAACCGGAAAGCGAATTGAAAGACGCCGCCAGTTTATGCGCCAAAGGAATTGAAGTCATTGGCGGAAATCATCCGCGCAAGTTGTTTGAACAATCGGATTTGATCGTTGTCAGTCCCGGCGTGCCGCTGGCGCTGGAACCGTTTCAGCGGGCCAGAGCCGCCGGAGTTCCGATCATCGGCGAAGTCGAATTGGCTGCGCGGTTTTTGCGCGGGCGGCTGGTCGGCATCACGGGATCGAACGGCAAAACGACGACGACGACGCTCACTGGCGAATTGCTAAAAGATGCCGGACTGCCGACGCTGGTCGGCGGCAACATCGGGATGCCGCTGATTTCGCTGGTCGAAGCCTCGACCGACGACGGCGTGACGGTTATCGAACTGAGCAGCTTTCAACTGGAAGCCGTCGAACAACTTCACGTCAATGTTGCGCTGCTGTTGAACATCACGCCCGATCATCTGGATCGCTACGATTCAATGGTGGATTACGCGGCGGCCAAGGCAAACATCTTTCGTCATCAAACTGCAAACGATGTCGCCGTGCTCAACGCGGACAACGACTGGACAATGCGCGAAGCGGAAAAGACGGCTGCCCGGCGCATCTGTTTCAGTCGGTTGAAAGAGCTTGAAGAAGGAATCTTCCTGCGCGGCGACGAAATCATCGAACGCAGCAACCAAAGCGAACGAGTGTTGTTGACGCGCGCAGATATTCCGCTGCCGGGCGATCACAATGTTGAAAACGTGATGGCTGCGCTGGCTGCCGGATTGGCCTGTGGCGCTTCGCCGAATTCGATGCGGCAAACGGTTCGCAACTTCAAGGGCGTGGAGCATCGGTTGGAATTCGTTGCCGAAGTGAATGGCGTGAAGTTTTACAACGATTCCAAGGCGACCAATGTGGATGCCGCAATCAAATGCCTGGAAGCGTTTGCGGGGGGCGTGATTGTGGTTCTGGGCGGAAAAGACAAAGGCGGCGATTACGCGCCGCTCGCGCCGCTCATCCGCCAGCGGTGCGAACACGTGATTTTGATTGGGGCCGCAGCGGACAAAATCGGCGCGGCACTAGAAAACACCAAACCGCTGCATCGCGCCGCGACGATGCCGGAAGCGGTGACGCTTGGGTTGGAGCTTGGGCGACCGGGCGACATCGTGTTGTTGGCTCCGGCCTGCGCCAGTTTTGATATGTTCGACAATTACGAACATCGCGGCAAAGTTTTTAAGGAAGCAGTGTTCACGCTTCAGCGTGCCGTCAGTGGTGGCTCCACACGCTGA
- a CDS encoding phospho-N-acetylmuramoyl-pentapeptide-transferase, translated as MFYHLLYEWLYRNYSSQLPLDVLNVFRYVTFRTAYAAITSLILSLAFGPLVIRKLREFKFGQEIREEGPASHQAKRGTPTMGGVMVIGSVVISTLLWANLKNWPVWIAMIGMVGCAVVGFLDDYIKIAKKRSLGLTGRQKLLGQLIVGLLVGGLLFAFTDYSTMLSVPFFKRIQPNLHIWGYIAFIIFIMTGWSNAVNLTDGLDGLAISVTTVAASTLTAFTYVTGHKAFAEYLGLAHTEGVWEVTVFGGALVGASLGFLWFNAPQAEVFMGDVGSLGIGGALCTISILIKQELVLPIIGGVFLIEALSVILQVGSFKLRGKRIFKMAPLHHHFELIGWKEPKIVFRFLIAAVLFALLSLSTLKLR; from the coding sequence ATGTTCTATCACCTTTTATACGAATGGCTCTACCGGAATTACTCTTCACAATTGCCCCTCGACGTGTTGAATGTGTTTCGATACGTCACGTTCCGCACAGCGTATGCGGCGATCACATCCTTGATTTTGAGCCTGGCCTTTGGGCCGTTGGTGATTCGCAAGCTGCGTGAGTTCAAATTTGGGCAGGAAATTCGTGAAGAAGGCCCGGCTTCGCATCAGGCGAAACGCGGCACGCCGACAATGGGCGGCGTGATGGTGATCGGTTCCGTGGTGATTTCGACCCTGTTGTGGGCGAATCTGAAAAACTGGCCGGTATGGATTGCGATGATCGGAATGGTTGGCTGCGCGGTCGTGGGTTTTTTGGATGATTACATCAAGATTGCCAAAAAACGCAGCCTGGGGTTGACCGGCAGGCAAAAACTGCTGGGTCAGTTGATCGTGGGGTTGCTGGTTGGCGGATTGCTCTTTGCCTTTACGGATTATTCGACAATGTTGAGCGTGCCGTTTTTCAAACGGATTCAACCCAATCTACACATCTGGGGATACATCGCGTTCATCATTTTTATTATGACGGGCTGGTCAAACGCTGTGAATTTGACTGACGGCTTGGATGGTTTGGCAATCAGCGTGACGACGGTTGCCGCTTCCACATTGACCGCATTCACCTACGTCACCGGACACAAGGCGTTTGCGGAGTATTTGGGGTTGGCGCATACGGAAGGCGTGTGGGAAGTGACGGTTTTCGGCGGCGCTTTGGTCGGGGCCAGCCTGGGATTTTTGTGGTTCAACGCTCCGCAGGCGGAAGTTTTCATGGGAGACGTTGGAAGTTTGGGGATCGGCGGCGCGCTTTGCACGATAAGCATTCTGATCAAACAGGAACTGGTCTTGCCGATTATTGGGGGCGTGTTTTTGATCGAAGCGCTGTCGGTCATCCTGCAGGTCGGATCATTCAAACTGCGCGGCAAGCGCATTTTCAAAATGGCTCCGCTGCATCATCACTTTGAGTTGATTGGCTGGAAAGAGCCGAAGATTGTCTTTCGATTTTTGATCGCAGCGGTGTTGTTTGCGCTATTGAGTCTTTCGACCTTGAAACTACGCTGA
- a CDS encoding cell division protein FtsW has product MTNPIRKNLLTPFEELRWDLWLGAITVGLVIFGVVMVYSASASAKNPNRFLFSQVAWALIGLIVMAVLQRVDYHRYANPGFVYGFLGICVLLLLIVFLFPRVNGAHRWIIFRPLGISGQPSELAKLAMVIFLGWFLADRERFKELDNFWATMAPALVVWGALAALILKEPDLGTTLMLGIIFVAMIFSAGVPLKHLYRFVPVAAVAGVLMVMKVAWRWERVKVFLDPESDPLGRGYQPLQALIAIGSGGPHGFGYGLSKQKLSFLPAPQSDYIFAVISEELGLYGAAALVLVFGVLLWRGLRAAHHAPDRLGNLLAVGITTALVTQAFFNISVSLNLLPSKGITLPFVSAGGTSLFISLAAMGVLLNVSGHGRRIAD; this is encoded by the coding sequence ATGACCAATCCGATTCGCAAAAATTTGCTGACGCCTTTCGAGGAATTGCGTTGGGATTTATGGCTGGGAGCAATCACCGTTGGCTTGGTCATTTTCGGCGTGGTGATGGTGTACAGCGCGTCTGCATCGGCGAAAAATCCGAATCGGTTTTTGTTCAGTCAGGTGGCGTGGGCGTTGATTGGCTTGATCGTCATGGCGGTGTTGCAGCGCGTGGATTATCACCGCTATGCCAATCCTGGTTTCGTGTATGGCTTTCTGGGAATTTGTGTGTTGCTGCTGCTGATCGTGTTCCTGTTTCCGCGCGTCAATGGCGCGCATCGCTGGATTATCTTTCGTCCCTTGGGAATTTCCGGCCAACCGTCGGAACTGGCCAAACTGGCGATGGTGATTTTCCTGGGTTGGTTTCTGGCCGACCGTGAACGATTCAAGGAACTGGATAATTTCTGGGCGACGATGGCTCCTGCATTGGTGGTTTGGGGAGCGCTGGCCGCATTGATATTGAAAGAACCTGATCTAGGCACCACATTGATGCTGGGCATAATTTTTGTAGCGATGATCTTTTCGGCAGGCGTGCCACTGAAACACTTGTACAGGTTTGTGCCTGTCGCCGCGGTTGCGGGCGTATTGATGGTGATGAAGGTTGCATGGCGCTGGGAGCGCGTCAAAGTCTTCCTCGATCCGGAAAGCGACCCGCTGGGCAGAGGCTACCAACCCTTGCAGGCCCTGATCGCGATTGGGTCCGGCGGGCCGCATGGATTTGGGTATGGTTTGAGCAAGCAGAAATTGTCGTTTTTGCCTGCACCGCAATCGGATTACATCTTTGCGGTGATTTCGGAGGAGTTGGGATTGTACGGAGCGGCAGCGTTGGTACTGGTCTTCGGCGTTTTACTCTGGCGCGGATTGCGCGCGGCGCATCACGCGCCGGATCGGTTGGGAAATTTGCTGGCGGTCGGGATCACGACGGCGCTTGTGACCCAGGCATTTTTCAACATCAGCGTTTCGCTGAACTTGTTGCCGTCGAAAGGCATCACCTTGCCGTTTGTCAGCGCCGGCGGCACATCGTTGTTTATCAGTTTGGCGGCAATGGGCGTTTTGTTGAATGTGTCTGGCCATGGACGCCGGATTGCGGATTGA